From one Cynocephalus volans isolate mCynVol1 chromosome X, mCynVol1.pri, whole genome shotgun sequence genomic stretch:
- the LOC134368374 gene encoding melanoma-associated antigen 8-like — MPYCDKSQLCELEEDLRAQREAPALVGAQVPGDEEDMEVFTPSSSSSNSSASTSPLIPGTPEDVPTAGTPSPPQSPQSVCSSPTATVSPPWSQASESPSIQEEEGPSSSQDVGFPEYLLQGAPQEMMYDLLNLLLLKYRKKELITKEEMLNGVLKNYEDQFPAIFSKVSKYMEIVYGIAVKEVDPASHSYILSTSLGLTYDGMQSDDQSVPKTGLLIITLGLVFMEGDCTSEKSMWYVLGVLGLCPGREHPIYGEPRKLITEDWVQEKYLEYRQVPNIDPVCYRFLWGPRAHAETSKMEVLEHLAQFNITFPSLFPHLYQMALRDEEESAQAGIATTNGTSATASTSSSGTP; from the coding sequence ATGCCTTATTGTGACAAGAGTCAGCTCTGCGAGCTTGAGGAAGACCTTCGGGCCCAAAGAGAGGCACCAGCCCTGGTGGGTGCGCAGGTTCCTGGTGATGAGGAAGACATGGAGGTGTTCAccccctcttcttcttcctccaactcctctgcctccacctctccTCTGATCCCAGGTACCCCGGAGGACGTGCCTACTGCTGGAACACCAAGTCCTCCCCAGAGTCCTCAGAGTGTCTGCTCATCCCCCACTGCCACTGTCTCCCCTCCATGGAGCCAGGCAAGCGAGAGCCCCAGCATCCAAGAAGAGGAGGGCCCGAGCAGCTCACAGGATGTGGGATTCCCTGAGTACTTGCTCCAGGGTGCACCACAGGAGATGATGTATGATTTGCTTAATCTCCTGCTCCTCAAGTATCGAAAGAAGGAGCtgatcacaaaggaagaaatgctgaATGGAGTCCTCAAAAATTACGAGGACCAATTCCCTGCCATCTTCAGCAAAGTCTCTAAGTACATGGAGATTGTCTATGGCATTGCAGTGAAGGAAGTGGACCCTGCCAGCCACTCCTACATCCTcagcacctccctgggcctcacctACGATGGGATGCAGAGCGATGACCAGAGCGTGCCCAAGACCGGCCTCCTGATTATCACCCTGGGCTTGGTCTTCATGGAGGGCGACTGCACCTCTGAGAAGAGCATGTGGTATGTGCTGGGTGTGCTGGGGTTGTGTCCTGGGAGGGAGCACCCCATCTAtggagagcccaggaagctcatcacCGAAGATTGGGTGCAGGAAAAGTACCTGGAGTACCGGCAGGTGCCCAACATTGATCCTGTGTGCTATCGGTTCCTGTGGGGCCCACGTGCCCACGCTGAAACCAGCAAGATGGAAGTTCTGGAGCATTTGGCCCAGTTCAATATTACTTTCCCCAGTTTATTCCCACACTTGTATCAGATGGCTctgagagatgaggaagaaagCGCCCAGGCCGGAATTGCCACCACAAATGGCACTTCTGCCACAGCCAGTACCAGTTCTAGTGGCACACCTTGA